The DNA segment CCTGCTCGCCAGCCTGGGGCGTTTTGAGAAACCCAAAGATCTGCTGGGTGTTCCGATTCTGGTCTCACATACCGGCAAGCCCTTCGAGTGGACGACTTGGGCAGATCGCTTTGGCTTGGATATGAGCGACGCCAAAACCGTACAACTGCATGACTACAACATCGTGGTCGAAGCCGCGCTGGCGGGTCAGGGGATCGCCATGGGTCGACATCGCCTGATCGAGACTCAACTGACCAACGGGACGCTGGTTCACGCTCTTCCCGAAGCAACACTCGATGATCCATACATCGGATGGTGGCTCGTCACTCCCCGCGGCCCACGCAGCGAGGCCGCTTCAGCGTTCTGCGACTGGCTGACAGCCGCCACGAACGAGGACGCACGCAAAGACACGGATTAGTTTCGCTCATGCAGGAGCCGCAAGGATTGATTGGTCGCCGACCTTGCCGACCGATAGGATCGTCCTTCTGCAATCTCGCACCGGAGCGACAGATATGAGCCAGTCAATTTCTGCACGTGTGGCCGAATTGGGCCTAAGCCTTGAAGCCCCCGCATCACCCGCCGCGAACTACGTCCCTTTCGCCAAGGAAGGGAATATCGTCCACATCTCCGGCCAAATTGCGCGCCACGGCGGTCAGGTGGCTTACACAGGTCTTCTCGGTGCCGACGTGACGGAAGACGACGGCATCAAGGCGGCCCGTCTCTGCGCACTGGGCATTCTGTCGCAGATTGCAGCCGTCACGGGCGATCGGGTCGATCGCGTGGCGCGCGTAGTGAGGCTTGGCGTTTTCGTGGCCAGCGCGCCCGGCTTCAACAGGCAAAGTGCCGTCGCCGACGGGGCGTCCAACCTGATGGTCCAGATATTCGGCGATGCCGGAAGGCACGCGCGCAGCGCTGTCGGTGTCGCGATGCTTCCTGCCGGTTCGGCGGTAGAAGTCGATGCGAT comes from the Burkholderia sp. PAMC 26561 genome and includes:
- a CDS encoding RidA family protein, with protein sequence MSQSISARVAELGLSLEAPASPAANYVPFAKEGNIVHISGQIARHGGQVAYTGLLGADVTEDDGIKAARLCALGILSQIAAVTGDRVDRVARVVRLGVFVASAPGFNRQSAVADGASNLMVQIFGDAGRHARSAVGVAMLPAGSAVEVDAMIALHHF